One genomic window of Aptenodytes patagonicus chromosome 19, bAptPat1.pri.cur, whole genome shotgun sequence includes the following:
- the VWA5B1 gene encoding von Willebrand factor A domain-containing protein 5B1 yields the protein MPGLINQMTRSPLPLSASEVTSCVSGYAFGMTALLTYRNPEAQAFEGLFVYPLDECTTVVGFEATVSRRAVTVQIKDKAKIDDTYFDGCSLPDGRARDGSGRIMMDEDLERIVFVANLGMIPPLESISIFISTSSELQTLPSGAVRVLLPAVCVPRVPQPSLENASSLSSHQLRTDKHYCGSGSPEQGSRFCLAQLLESEATNPFEYEFGFHLEIRGPCLLAGVESPTHEIRADADPSARSAKSIVITLANKHTFDRPVEILIHPSEPHMPHVLMEEGDMTPAEYERHLKGKNDFIKGTKKDPSAEKKTDIIRKRLNKDIPHHPVIMLNFCPDLRTLQPDLQKAQGEFIFLVDRSRSMSGVNINRVKDALLVILKSLMPACLFNVIGFGSTFKTLFPASQAYCEESLAMACESIKRIRADMGGTNILSPLKWVIRQPIHRGHPRLLFLLTDGAISNTGKVLELLRNHSCSTRCYSFGIGPNACRRLVRGLAAVSRGIAEFLAEGERLQPKMIKSLKKAMAPVLSDVSVEWVFPESTEVLVSPVSTSCLFPGDRLVGYGIVCDTSPYISNPRSDKRRRYSMMHSQESGSSVFFHSQEEGAGVESWNHSRDSEGCCPAERAPDHLVAGRDPGGESDTDTGTDVKASSRRRAYSTTQIADHEPCKKVPTASDPGTALVKTPLRKTHLQDLQQVSPEPWQMDFQPFAASPHASATRIRGTGARRPSLLHRSRMSFCHDADSPPVPDGLQQVAPGRGLGPLDASASLRSSSDSRSPGDLESAQHPSFTFETETSSDWEPQDFGFSAARGSPHSPRTLCKAVVKGLRSNEPVQWEVAFDIRPLFRERESRADGNADLWSETFHHLAAKSVIRDFEQLAEKECEIEHGSGRRYQVNAVHTSKACNVISKYTAFMPVDLSTNAYLPAVVEYTHTGAASKQGSQRSLSSGNKRHRVFSPGRPQSACGQNGDDGFYGMNAEESSLSPCSTPSSSGWERCGLPEGPLQSLSASSAQAQKSIESLFAARLTLNKTRLLTRAAKGFMSKSPSRVSEASSEGDNENIDYLPLASLQLACGAFLMNSAFCDAVNIPMEKLKRTSPFACHRLALSPSSSYNTRKASPSGEHKSLGSGQQLLVPNGHRKSPTTRDVALGAVPEGPGSHVEDAVRLRHFSGSAVESISKALKAEKELPPPAITIRRFSSPESTPTSAEWQADSGQGSEMDDSEVQALLFDIELQQQTEPEGMLWATAVALAWLEHSSASYFIEWELVAAKASLWLSKQDFPEGYSLATVKAAAQQLFVLLRHWDENLEFNLLCYNPSSV from the exons ATGCCAGGGCTGATTAACCAGATgacccgctccccgctccccctctCCGCGTCGGAGGTGACATCGTGCGTCAGTGGCTATGCCTTCGGGATGACAGCCTTGCTCACCTACCGCAACCCAGAAGCCCAGGCTTTTGAAG GTCTCTTTGTCTACCCGTTGGATGAGTGCACCACTGTCGTCGGGTTTGAGGCGACCGTGTCCCGGCGTGCCGTGACGGTGCAGATCAAAGACAAAGCCAAAATCGATGACACGTATTTTGACGGCTGCAGCCTCCCCGATGGAAGAGCTCGCGATGGAAGCG GAAGGATCATGATGGATGAGGACTTGGAGAGGATTGTTTTTGTGGCTAACCTGGGCATGATTCCTCCTCTGGAAAGCATCTCTATCTTCATCAGCACCTCCTCTGAGCTGCAGACACTGCCCAGCGGGGCCGTGAGGGTCCTTCTGCCGGCTGTGTGtgtccccagggtcccccagcccagcctggagaATGCCAGCAGCCTTTCCAGCCACCAGCTCCGAAC GGACAAGCACTACTGTGGATCGGGGAGCCCGGAGCAAGGGAGCAGGTTCTGcctggctcagctgctggagAGTGAGGCCACCAACCCCTTCGAGTACGAGTTCGGCTTCCACCTTGAGATCCGAGGACCGTGCTTGCTGGCAG GCGTTGAGAGCCCCACGCACGAGATCCGAGCAGACGCCGACCCCTCCGCTCGCTCCGCCAAGAGCATTGTGATCACGCTGGCCAATAAACACACCTTTGACAGACCCGTGGAGATCTTGATCCATCCAAGCG AGCCCCACATGCCTCACGTCTTAATGGAAGAAGGTGATATGACGCCTGCAGAGTATGAACGACACCTGAAGGGGAAGAACGATTTCATTAAAGGCACTAAGAAGGACCCCAGTGCTGAGAAAAAG ACGGATATCATCAGGAAGCGGCTGAACAAGGACATCCCCCACCACCCCGTCATCATGCTCAACTTCTGCCCTGACTTGAGGACCCTCCAGCCAGACCTCCAGAAAGCCCAAGGAGAGTTTATCTTCCTCGTAGACCGCAGCAGAAGCATGAGCGGCGTGAACATCAACCGTGTCAAG GATGCCCTGTTGGTCATTCTCAAGAGCCTGATGCCAGCGTGTCTCTTCAACGTCATTGGGTTTGGATCCACCTTCAAGACCCTCTTTCCTGCCAGTCAGGCTTACTGCGAG GAGAGCCTGGCCATGGCCTGCGAGAGCATCAAGAGGATCCGGGCCGATATGGGTGGCACCAACATCTTGTCGCCTTTGAAGTGGGTCATTCGGCAGCCCATCCACAGGGGCCATCCCCGACTGCTCTTTCTGCTGACGGACGGGGCCATCAGCAACACGGGGAAGGTCCTGGAGCTGTTGCGAAACCACTCCTGTTCCACCAG GTGCTACAGCTTCGGCATCGGGCCAAACGCCTGCAGGAGACTGGTTCGGGGGCTGGCTGCCGTGTCCAGGGGCATCGCCGAGTTCCTGGCGGAGGGCGAGAGGCTGCAGCCCAAG ATGATCAAGTCGCTGAAGAAGGCGATGGCACCGGTCCTGAGTGACGTGTCCGTGGAGTGGGTCTTTCCCGAGAGCACCGAGGTCTTGGTTTCCCCCGTCAGCACCAGTTGCCTCTTCCCTGGTGACCGCCTGGTCGGCTACGGCATCGTCTGCGACACCTCCCCGTACATCTCCAACCCCAGATCT GACAAGAGGCGACGTTACAGCATGATGCATTCCCAGGAGTCGggcagctctgttttctttcactcccaggaggagggagcaggcgTGGAGAGCTGGAACCACTCCAGAGACTCGGAGGGCTGCTGCCCCGCCGAGCGTGCCCCCGACCACCTGGTGGCGGGCAGAGATCCCGGGGGAGAATCGGACACAGACACCG GGACGGACGTGAAGGCTTCCTCCAGGAGACGGGCGTACAGCACCACCCAAATCGCCGACCACGAGCCTTGCAAGAAGGTGCCCACGGCCAGTGATCCCGGCACCGCCCTGGTGAAAACCCCCCTTCGGAAAACCCACCTGCAGGACCTGCAGCAGGTCAGCCCCGAGCCCTGGCAGATGGATTTCCAG ccctttGCAGCCAGCCCGCATGCCTCTGCCACGAGGATCCGCGGCACGGGCGCCCGGCGGCCGTCCCTGCTCCACCGGAGCCGCATGTCCTTCTGCCACGACGCCGACTCCCCACCAGTGCCGGACGGGCTGCAGCAGGTGGCTCCGGGAAGGGGCTTGGGACCTCTCGATGCCAGCGCGAGCCTGAGGTCTTCGTCGGACAGCCGGAGCCCCGGGGATCTGG AGTCTGCCCAGCACCCTTCCTTCACGTTTGAAACGGAGACCTCCTCCGACTGGGAGCCCCAGGACTTCGGCTTCAGCGCTGCCCGTGGCTCCCCGCACTCCCCCAGGACCCTCTGCAAGGCGGTGGTGAAGGGGCTAAGGAGCAACGAGCCCGTGCAGTGGGAAGTCGCCTTTGATATCCGCCCTCTCTTCCGAGAGCGGGAGAGCCGGGCGGACGGCAACGCAGACCTGTGGAGCGAGACCTTCCACCACCTGGCAGCCAAGTCGGTCATCCGGGACTTTGAGCAGCTTGCCGAGAAGGAGTGTGAAATCGAGCACG GGTCCGGGCGGCGGTACCAGGTCAACGCTGTCCACACCAGCAAGGCCTGCAACGTCATCAGCAAGTACACGGCGTTCATGCCGGTGGACCTGAGCACCAACGCCTACCTGCCCGCTGTCGTCGAGTACACCCACACGG GGGCAGCATCCAAGCAAGGCAGCCAGAGGAGCCTGAGCTCGGGAAACAAAAGGCATCGTGTCTTTTCCCCTGGACGTCCCCAGTCAGCCTGCGGCCAGAATGGAGACGATGGATTTTACGGCATGA atgcagaggagagcagcctgtcgccctgcagcaccccttCCTCCTCTGGCTGGGAGCGCTGCGGTCTCCCCGAAG GGCCGTTACAGAGCCTGTCTGCTTCCTCTGCACAAGCCCAAAAATCCATCGAGAGCCTCTTCGCTGCTAG GCTGACCCTCAATAAAACCAGGCTGCTGACTCGAGCCGCCAAAGGGTTCATGAGTAAATCTCCAAGCAGAGTGAGCGAAGCCAGCTCCGAGGGCGACAATGAGAACATAGACTACCTTCCGCTG GCATCTCTGCAGCTGGCCTGCGGTGCCTTTCTCATGAACTCGGCCTTCTGCGACGCTGTCAACATCCCCATGGAGAAGCTGAAGCGGACATCTCCCTTCGCCTGCCACCGCCTGGCCCTCAGCCCCTCCAGCTCCTACAACACCAGGAAGGCCAGCCCCTCTGGGGAGCACAAAAGCCTCGGCTCCGGCCAGCAGCTCCTGGTTCCCAATGGCCACAGGAAGAGTCCCACCACCAGAGACGTCGCTCTGGGTGCGGTGCCAGAGGGACCCGGCAGCCACGTGGAAGACGCTGTCCGCCTTCGCCACTTCTCCGGCAGCGCAGTGGAAAGCATCTCCAAAGCCCTGAAAGCTGAGAAGGAACTCCCTCCGCCGGCCATCACCATCCGCCGCTTCTCCTCCCCGGAGAGCACGCCGACCTCGGCCGAGTGGCAAGCCGACAGCGGCCAGGGCTCGGAGATGGACGATTCCGAGGTCCAGGCATTGCTCTTTGACATCGAGTTGCAGCAGCAGACGGAGCCAGAGGGGATGCTGTGGGCCACGGCGGTGGCCCTGGCCTGGCTGGAGCACAGCTCGGCTTCCTACTTCATCGAGTGGGAGCTGGTGGCTGCCAAGGCCAGCCTGTGGCTGAGCAAACAGGACTTCCCGGAGGGATACAGCCTGGCCACGGTGAAAGCCGCAGCCCAGCAGCTCTTTGTCTTGCTCCGGCACTGGGATGAAAACCTGGAGTTCAACCTGCTGTGCTACAACCCAAGCAGCGTGTAA